From the genome of Arthrobacter russicus:
CATGCGCGAGTTCCCGGAGCAGCAGGGGTTGCAAGTGTTGTTCGAAGTCCACTTCCCGGTGGGTTTCGAGTAATCCGCGCACGGTGCTTTCGGTCAAGTACCGCACCGCAGCCGGGCTCCCGTGCAGTTGCGGCCGGGGCTTGCAGCGGTACGGCACGCCCCGTCCCGAACCGACCAGCAGAACCGGCTCTGCCCCGGAAGGCCGGTAGCGCAACCCCTCGGACGTCTGCTCGAACCGGCCGCCGCGGCCTTCCATCAACAACACCATGAGGTCGATGAACGCCAATCCCATGCCCCGGACGATGACTTCGCGGCCCGGCGCGACCCGGGAGAAATCGCTGTCCGCGGTGTACGACGGCGGCTGGTAATGCAGGCCGTGCTCCCGGGCGAATTCCGCGAACCCGGAGTCGGTCCCGGTTTCTTCGGCATGGCCGGTGGCCAGCACCACCGCGTCCACGGTGAGCGGAGCGAAACCGGAGGAAAGCCGGACTCGGTGCCGGTCGCCGGCCGCGGGCTCGACCGCCTCGGCCCGGCAGCGGTGCCAATGCACGGTGACCTCCGGAGGCATGGCACGGAGCACCCCGGCGTAGCACCACTGCAGGTAACGCGCGTGCAGCACCCGGCTGGGGAAGCTCTGCGGGGACAGCGAAGCCGCTTCGTCGGCCAACTCCGGGTTCCAGTCGGGAAGCTCCCGGATCCGGCCTTCGCGGATCCCGGCGGCCCATTCGGCCAGGGACGGGCCGGGCGCGGGCGGGCCGGCCATCCGGACACTGGAGTCGGTGAACATGGTCACCTCGCCGGCCAAGGAATTCAGCTTCAGCAGAGCAGACTGTCCGCGTCGCCAGATCCGTCCTGAACCCGGTTCGAAGGGTTCCACCACATGTATGTCCAAAGGACCGGAAGAAGCGCCCGAATTCTTGGCCAAGCGTTCCAGGATGCCCAGTGTCCGCGGCCCGCCGCCGATGAATGCGATACTCGATTCCCGCTGTTGAGGCATGGTTCTCCTGTTGGATTCCAGGTGTTCTGCCAGGACTGTACGTGCTGCGCCGGGTGGCCGCCAGTGCCGGTTCGCCTGCGGTCAAAGACCGTAACCGGCGTTCACCGGAGGACCCATCCCGCCATGAACCGAAGTCATCCGGAGCCATCTCCCGACGTCTGGCGACGCCGGAGTACCACCGGGGTCACCGGCGTTGACCCGGGATCAGCCGGGCCATACCGTCGAGCCACGAGTACCGGTCGAGGGGAAGGAACAGGCAGTGGGCATCGAATTTCTGGGTATGGGCGCGCTCAATGACGGGACCGAAATCCAACCGCGCAGCGGCCCGGTGTTCGACCGTGAATATGCGGCGAGGCTGGCCCGGGTGCACGAGGAGAACGGCTTTACCCGGGTGCTTTTCGCTTACAGTTCGGGCAGCCCGGATCCGGCGCAGGCCGCAGCCTACGTCGCGGGGCAGACGACGAGCCTGGGTCTGCTGGTGGCGCATCGGCCGAACGTTTCAGCACCGACCTTCGCGGCCAAGACCTATGCCACTTTGGACCAGGTCTCGGATGGCCGGGTGGCGGTGCATTTCATCACCGGGGGCTCGACCGCGGATCAGGCAGCCGAAGGGGACCACCTGAGCAAGGACGAGCGGTACGTGCGCACCGGAGAATACCTGCAGATCGTCAAAAAGGCCTGGACTGAACGGGGCCGTTTCGATTATGCCGGGCGGCACTACCGGCTTCAGGACTTCGCCCTGGACTTCCAACCAGTGCAACAGCCCAGGCCGCTGATCTCCTTCGGCGGGTCATCCGAGGCGGCCTATCGGATCGGAGCCGCCGAATCCGATGTCTTCGCGCTGTGGGGCGAAACCCTGGAGGGCACGGCCGAGCAGATCCGTTCGATCCGGCAGGCTGCGGCCGACGCCGGGCGCACGGTGCCGCCGCGGATCCAAATCGCGTTCCGGCCGATCCTGGGCAGCACCCGGGCACGGGCCTGGCAGCGTGCCGAAGAAATCGCG
Proteins encoded in this window:
- a CDS encoding FAD/NAD(P)-binding protein, with protein sequence MPQQRESSIAFIGGGPRTLGILERLAKNSGASSGPLDIHVVEPFEPGSGRIWRRGQSALLKLNSLAGEVTMFTDSSVRMAGPPAPGPSLAEWAAGIREGRIRELPDWNPELADEAASLSPQSFPSRVLHARYLQWCYAGVLRAMPPEVTVHWHRCRAEAVEPAAGDRHRVRLSSGFAPLTVDAVVLATGHAEETGTDSGFAEFAREHGLHYQPPSYTADSDFSRVAPGREVIVRGMGLAFIDLMVLLMEGRGGRFEQTSEGLRYRPSGAEPVLLVGSGRGVPYRCKPRPQLHGSPAAVRYLTESTVRGLLETHREVDFEQHLQPLLLRELAHGYYQELATGHPHRITVGWPEFQAAVDRDAPADELRKMLADPADLLDFARLDRPLDGLSDPDRQTQISRHVAADLRLRTAEGHSESYGLFLALIGCHRAISAIPQDRFSAASRPAMAGRWHSFFSYLASGPPPARLRELLALHEAGLIRFLGAGLRVWPDPGNGRFAAAGSAGSASAEILIDAFLPVQPEPVPVDRQARMLGPDGRPIPGRFAAGPFTSAPKTGAFSRPGSNAPAFRENDALAHRLLAWIGARTPALAEAVH
- a CDS encoding LLM class flavin-dependent oxidoreductase, encoding MGIEFLGMGALNDGTEIQPRSGPVFDREYAARLARVHEENGFTRVLFAYSSGSPDPAQAAAYVAGQTTSLGLLVAHRPNVSAPTFAAKTYATLDQVSDGRVAVHFITGGSTADQAAEGDHLSKDERYVRTGEYLQIVKKAWTERGRFDYAGRHYRLQDFALDFQPVQQPRPLISFGGSSEAAYRIGAAESDVFALWGETLEGTAEQIRSIRQAAADAGRTVPPRIQIAFRPILGSTRARAWQRAEEIADRLADRVKGATVFRHRRSLTDPENSGSQRLLRLAAQGEKFGTALWTKTAQLTGGGGNSNALVGTPEIVAEALLEYLKLGVDIISVRGYDTLQDAEDFGKQVIPLVRQEAARLGLGQPQSAEVA